One window from the genome of Moraxella nasibovis encodes:
- the gltX gene encoding glutamate--tRNA ligase — protein sequence MTRPVRTRIAPSPTGFPHVGTAYIALFNLAFAKSMGGEFILRIEDTDQVRSTAQSEQMILNALRWIGIEWSEGPDVGGPFAPYRQSERSEIYKKYAQELLDKGHAFRCFCTPEELDAMRKEQEANGLPVRYDGRYANLSREESDKLAESGKPFVIRMRVPTEGTCTIHDMLRGEISIPWETVDMQVLLKTDGLPTYHLANVVDDHLMQISHVIRGEEWINSAPKHKLLYEYFGWEMPVLCHMPLLRNPDKSKLSKRKNPTSITYYRDAGVLPEALMNYLGRMGYSLPNEQEKFSLDEMIATFDIKRVSLGGPVFDVEKLYWLNGEYLRSMDVENLKNAILSWASDDDKLTAIAKAIQPRINLLSDAVNWAGFYFQNLPNVTAEDFAHKTLDNDKLLEMLYLAIWQLETLPEWSEENIYQTLKGLSAHLEIKLKDFMQPFFVAIAGSTSSTPVMNSMYVIGADMTLARLRHATEVLGGLGKKKLKKLEEVNKSLPNFLSAE from the coding sequence ATGACTCGTCCTGTTCGCACTCGCATTGCCCCAAGTCCAACTGGCTTTCCCCATGTCGGCACGGCTTATATTGCCTTATTTAACCTAGCTTTTGCCAAATCAATGGGTGGCGAATTTATCCTGCGTATTGAAGACACTGACCAAGTTCGCTCCACCGCCCAATCTGAACAGATGATTTTAAACGCCCTGCGCTGGATTGGCATTGAATGGTCAGAAGGTCCTGATGTGGGTGGTCCGTTCGCCCCTTATCGCCAGTCTGAACGCTCGGAAATTTATAAAAAATACGCCCAAGAGCTTTTGGACAAAGGACACGCCTTTCGCTGTTTTTGCACGCCTGAGGAGCTTGATGCGATGCGAAAAGAGCAAGAAGCAAACGGTCTGCCCGTCCGCTATGATGGTCGCTATGCCAATCTAAGCCGTGAAGAGAGTGATAAATTGGCGGAAAGTGGTAAGCCATTTGTCATCAGAATGCGTGTGCCGACCGAAGGCACTTGCACCATTCACGATATGCTGCGTGGCGAGATCAGCATTCCATGGGAAACGGTGGATATGCAAGTTTTGCTAAAAACTGATGGCTTGCCGACTTATCATCTTGCCAATGTCGTGGATGATCATTTGATGCAAATCAGCCATGTGATTCGTGGCGAAGAGTGGATCAACTCCGCCCCAAAACACAAACTTTTGTACGAATATTTTGGCTGGGAAATGCCTGTGCTGTGCCACATGCCACTACTTCGTAACCCTGACAAATCCAAGCTGTCTAAACGCAAAAACCCAACTTCCATCACTTATTATCGTGATGCAGGCGTTTTGCCAGAAGCCTTGATGAATTATCTGGGTCGTATGGGCTATAGCCTACCAAACGAACAAGAAAAATTCAGCCTAGATGAGATGATTGCCACCTTTGACATCAAGCGTGTGTCGCTGGGCGGACCTGTGTTTGATGTGGAAAAACTCTACTGGCTAAACGGCGAATACCTACGCTCAATGGATGTAGAAAATCTAAAAAATGCCATTTTATCTTGGGCGAGCGATGATGACAAACTGACCGCCATCGCCAAGGCAATCCAGCCACGCATTAACCTGCTGTCTGATGCGGTGAATTGGGCGGGCTTTTATTTTCAAAATCTGCCAAATGTTACGGCAGAAGATTTCGCCCACAAAACGCTGGATAATGACAAGCTCTTAGAAATGCTGTATCTGGCGATTTGGCAGCTAGAAACCCTGCCAGAATGGAGCGAAGAGAACATCTACCAGACCCTAAAAGGGCTGTCGGCGCACCTTGAGATTAAGCTTAAGGACTTTATGCAACCGTTTTTTGTGGCGATTGCAGGCTCTACCAGTTCCACGCCTGTGATGAACTCAATGTATGTCATCGGTGCGGACATGACTTTGGCTCGCCTTCGCCACGCCACCGAAGTGCTGGGCGGACTTGGCAAGAAAAAACTCAAAAAATTAGAAGAAGTGAATAAATCTTTGCCAAATTTTTTGAGTGCTGAGTAA
- the pcaD gene encoding 3-oxoadipate enol-lactonase yields MPIFQNKDVSLNYQTFGEKSKPALIFSNSLGTNYTMWQAQIDALKDDFFIICYDTRGHGQSSTPNHAYTIDELGGDVVALLDFLGVEKANFCGISMGGLTGIWLAIHAPHKFNKIIVSNTAAKIGNKEAWQDRANSVRENGLQAIANTAPSRWFTDEFIAKHPDAVKKLSDDLAKGDKDGYANCCEALAVADLRDELKNAQVSMLVIAGENDPVTTVTDGEFIVANAPNASLATINASHIANVEQSNRFCELILTWLK; encoded by the coding sequence ATGCCAATTTTTCAAAATAAAGATGTCAGCTTAAATTACCAAACTTTTGGCGAAAAGTCCAAGCCTGCACTGATTTTCTCCAATTCTTTGGGAACAAATTATACGATGTGGCAAGCCCAGATTGACGCTTTAAAAGATGATTTTTTTATCATCTGCTATGACACCCGTGGACATGGTCAAAGCTCCACCCCAAATCACGCCTACACCATTGATGAGTTAGGTGGCGATGTGGTGGCTCTGCTGGATTTTTTGGGGGTTGAAAAGGCGAATTTTTGTGGGATTTCTATGGGTGGCTTAACAGGCATTTGGCTTGCTATTCACGCTCCGCACAAATTTAACAAAATCATCGTCTCTAACACCGCTGCCAAAATCGGCAATAAAGAAGCTTGGCAAGATAGGGCAAATAGCGTGCGAGAAAATGGTTTGCAAGCGATTGCCAATACTGCTCCGAGCCGTTGGTTTACTGATGAATTTATCGCTAAACATCCTGATGCGGTCAAAAAATTAAGCGATGACTTGGCTAAGGGTGATAAAGACGGCTATGCCAACTGCTGTGAAGCCTTGGCGGTGGCGGATTTGCGTGATGAGCTAAAAAACGCCCAAGTTTCCATGCTGGTCATCGCAGGCGAAAATGACCCTGTGACCACCGTTACCGATGGCGAATTTATCGTGGCAAATGCCCCAAATGCCAGCCTTGCCACCATTAACGCCTCGCACATTGCTAATGTGGAGCAAAGCAATCGGTTCTGCGAGTTGATTTTGACTTGGTTAAAGTAA